The following coding sequences are from one Streptomyces venezuelae window:
- the trpB gene encoding tryptophan synthase subunit beta has protein sequence MSSEYFIPDPEGQIPSAEGYFGAFGGKFIPEALVAAVDEVAVEYDKAKSDPAFAAELDDLLVHYTGRPSSLTEVPRFATHAGGARVFLKREDLNHTGSHKINNVLGQALLTKRMGKTRVIAETGAGQHGVATATACALFGLECTIYMGEIDTERQALNVARMRMLGAEVVAVKSGSRTLKDAINEAFRDWVANVDRTHYLFGTVAGPHPFPAMVRDFHRVIGVEARRQILERAGRLPDAAVACVGGGSNAIGLFHAFIPDADVRLIGCEPAGHGVETGEHAATLTAGEPGILHGSRSYVLQDEEGQITEPYSISAGLDYPGIGPEHAYLKDSGRGEYRAVTDDAAMQALRLLSRTEGIIPAIESAHALAGALEVGKELGKDGLIVVNLSGRGDKDMDTAARYFGLYDTDAVVEADEPGTGAEIQGDAK, from the coding sequence ATGTCCAGCGAGTACTTCATCCCCGACCCGGAGGGTCAAATCCCCAGCGCCGAAGGGTACTTCGGCGCGTTCGGCGGCAAGTTCATCCCGGAGGCCCTCGTCGCCGCCGTGGACGAGGTCGCCGTCGAGTACGACAAGGCCAAGAGCGACCCCGCCTTCGCCGCCGAACTCGACGACCTGCTCGTCCACTACACCGGCAGGCCCAGCAGCCTCACCGAGGTGCCCCGCTTCGCCACGCACGCGGGCGGCGCCCGCGTCTTCCTCAAGCGCGAGGACCTGAACCACACCGGCTCGCACAAGATCAACAACGTGCTCGGTCAGGCCCTGCTCACCAAGCGCATGGGCAAGACCCGCGTCATCGCCGAGACCGGCGCGGGACAGCACGGCGTCGCCACGGCCACCGCCTGCGCGCTCTTCGGCCTCGAATGCACCATCTACATGGGCGAGATCGACACCGAGCGCCAGGCCCTGAACGTGGCCCGCATGCGGATGCTCGGCGCCGAGGTCGTCGCCGTGAAGTCCGGCAGCCGCACCCTCAAGGACGCCATCAACGAGGCGTTCCGCGACTGGGTCGCCAACGTGGACCGTACCCACTACCTCTTCGGGACCGTGGCCGGACCGCATCCCTTCCCCGCCATGGTCCGCGACTTCCACCGCGTCATCGGCGTCGAGGCCCGGCGGCAGATCCTGGAGCGCGCCGGACGCCTGCCCGACGCCGCCGTCGCCTGCGTCGGCGGCGGCTCCAACGCCATCGGCCTCTTTCACGCCTTCATCCCCGACGCGGACGTGCGGCTCATCGGCTGCGAGCCCGCCGGACACGGTGTGGAGACCGGTGAGCACGCCGCCACCCTGACCGCGGGCGAGCCCGGCATCCTGCACGGCTCGCGGTCCTACGTCCTCCAGGACGAGGAAGGCCAGATCACCGAGCCCTACTCGATCTCCGCGGGACTCGACTACCCCGGCATCGGCCCCGAGCACGCCTACCTGAAGGACAGCGGCCGCGGCGAGTACCGGGCCGTCACCGACGACGCCGCGATGCAGGCCCTGCGCCTCCTGTCGCGCACCGAGGGCATCATCCCGGCCATCGAGAGCGCCCACGCGCTCGCCGGAGCCCTGGAGGTCGGCAAGGAACTCGGCAAGGACGGCCTGATCGTCGTCAACCTGTCCGGGCGGGGCGACAAGGACATGGACACGGCCGCACGCTACTTCGGCCTGTACGACACGGACGCCGTCGTCGAGGCGGACGAGCCCGGCACCGGTGCGGAGATCCAGGGGGACGCCAAGTGA
- the trpM gene encoding tryptophan biosynthesis modulator TrpM, with product MSISARLAPGCRPRGCRAPARRVRGRRVRYHIGSEPGQIPGMRWRRRPERRQS from the coding sequence ATGTCGATCTCCGCCCGCCTCGCACCCGGCTGCCGCCCCCGCGGCTGCCGGGCGCCCGCGCGGCGTGTGCGGGGCAGGCGGGTGCGGTACCACATCGGCTCGGAGCCGGGCCAGATCCCCGGGATGCGATGGCGACGGCGCCCTGAGCGCCGACAGAGCTGA